In Nocardia asteroides, the following proteins share a genomic window:
- the eccA gene encoding type VII secretion AAA-ATPase EccA, which yields MPDIRQAQRAFDAGVLSLGLSIDGQESARDEEYAKLAFQRATEWDSSMCDAWLGRAAAGELTKEVLFNLHRTSLDSLGREQRRLGLAPRAMAGRFLPGLYIDYPLAGLTEIWLAWAAQLIADKDYDQAEQVLDELARLRATRPDDPDKQIDDRISAYIRGIMHYNTQRWPDVMTVLAGSADWKDPYLATGANVMVGTACAQLGLFGEAVRRMEQAEAGPIPSAKFTAMYNRGLCLRESGNEAEAQKLFEQVYSQLPDFTANTNAMRDRTFRIVVTSREVIDARTDKWDPNSAPSLAAMNEAAAEDRAKTVLAEARAQLDKQVGLASVKNQVAKLQSSAQLAKIRAGKGLSSQSRGQHLAFTGPPGTGKTTIARVVAKIYCGVGLLKTDKVVEAKRVDFVSQNLGGTAIKTEKLIDSAMDGVLFIDEAYTLIQTGLSGGDAFGREAVDTLLARMENDRDRLVVIIAGYDGEIDRLLTANDGLASRFSKRLQFPSYTAEELGRIGEIVAGGRDSQLSPEALTTLIETCQYLYDLESTDQSGQPRRGVDLAGNGRFIRNVIEAAEEEREFRLANTEGLDLAEADDDILMRIEEPDMRTALAGIVATLNVGQVPNLA from the coding sequence ATGCCAGACATTCGCCAGGCTCAGCGCGCCTTCGACGCGGGGGTCCTCTCGCTCGGTCTGTCCATCGACGGTCAGGAGTCCGCGCGCGACGAAGAGTACGCGAAGCTGGCCTTCCAGCGCGCGACGGAATGGGATTCGTCCATGTGCGACGCGTGGCTCGGCCGCGCCGCCGCGGGCGAGCTGACCAAAGAGGTCCTGTTCAATCTGCATCGCACCAGCCTGGATTCGCTCGGTCGCGAGCAGCGCAGGCTCGGCCTCGCGCCCCGGGCGATGGCCGGCCGCTTCCTGCCCGGGCTCTACATCGACTACCCGCTGGCCGGGCTCACCGAGATCTGGCTCGCCTGGGCAGCGCAGCTGATCGCCGACAAGGACTACGACCAGGCCGAGCAGGTGCTCGACGAGCTGGCGCGACTGCGCGCCACCCGCCCCGACGACCCGGACAAGCAGATCGACGACCGGATCAGCGCCTACATCCGCGGCATCATGCACTACAACACCCAGCGCTGGCCCGACGTGATGACCGTGCTGGCCGGCTCGGCGGACTGGAAGGACCCGTATCTGGCCACCGGCGCGAACGTGATGGTCGGGACGGCCTGCGCGCAGCTCGGCCTGTTCGGCGAGGCGGTGCGGCGGATGGAACAGGCCGAGGCCGGCCCGATTCCGTCGGCCAAGTTCACCGCCATGTACAACCGCGGCCTGTGCCTGCGGGAATCGGGCAACGAGGCCGAGGCCCAGAAACTCTTCGAGCAGGTCTACTCCCAGCTGCCCGATTTCACCGCCAACACCAATGCCATGCGCGACCGCACCTTCCGGATCGTGGTCACCAGCCGCGAGGTGATCGACGCCCGCACCGACAAGTGGGATCCCAACTCGGCGCCCTCGCTGGCGGCGATGAACGAGGCCGCCGCCGAGGACCGCGCGAAAACCGTGCTGGCCGAGGCGCGCGCGCAGTTGGACAAGCAGGTCGGCCTGGCGTCGGTGAAGAACCAGGTCGCCAAGTTGCAGTCCTCGGCGCAGCTGGCCAAGATCCGCGCGGGCAAGGGGCTGTCGAGTCAGTCCCGTGGCCAGCACCTGGCCTTCACCGGCCCGCCCGGTACCGGTAAGACCACCATCGCGCGGGTGGTCGCCAAGATCTACTGCGGTGTCGGGCTGCTCAAGACCGACAAGGTGGTCGAGGCCAAGCGTGTCGACTTCGTGAGCCAGAACCTCGGCGGCACCGCCATCAAGACCGAGAAGCTGATCGATAGCGCCATGGACGGCGTGCTGTTCATCGACGAGGCGTACACGCTGATCCAGACCGGCCTGTCCGGTGGTGACGCGTTCGGCCGCGAGGCGGTGGACACGCTGCTGGCGCGGATGGAGAACGACCGCGACCGGCTCGTGGTGATCATCGCGGGCTACGACGGCGAGATCGACCGGCTGCTCACCGCCAACGACGGTCTGGCCTCGCGCTTCTCCAAGCGGCTGCAGTTTCCCTCCTACACCGCCGAGGAACTGGGCCGGATCGGCGAGATCGTCGCGGGCGGACGCGATTCCCAGCTGTCGCCCGAAGCCCTGACCACGCTGATCGAGACCTGCCAGTACCTCTACGACCTGGAGAGCACCGATCAGAGCGGACAGCCGCGCCGCGGCGTCGACCTGGCGGGCAACGGCCGCTTCATCCGCAATGTCATCGAGGCGGCCGAGGAGGAACGCGAGTTCCGCCTGGCCAATACCGAGGGTCTCGACCTCGCCGAGGCCGACGACGACATCCTGATGCGGATCGAGGAGCCGGACATGCGCACCGCGCTCGCCGGGATCGTCGCCACCCTCAACGTGGGCCAGGTACCGAACCTCGCCTGA
- the eccD gene encoding type VII secretion integral membrane protein EccD: MIGGDTQLDIGLPATVPIAGFIGDLVALIRSRDPRLPDGDEDSAPVRAQHWTLARLGQDPLAPSRTLTEAEVYDGELLVLSPVTRKESPALFDDVIDAVSRLTAGEFRGWSGAAARWAGLVIATIAILAALGLLAVSRADSDPLFPAFALLGTGIAASAAAGIAARKFADPLTANWLSLDALLLLFGGGALLVPGQLGAGQVLLGSVVLLVAAVAGYRITGLGAGLFAAAITLSVFGAVAGTVYLLWHPGLAKLFAGVLVAAVILLSSVARLAAVTARLPIPPVPTAGGAIDPADHEQRPTIEGIGAVGAIALPSAAGLGERARVANQIQTGLIVACAVAALIGAVGAADPFGPFHSGGVALAAVAAIVLCLRGRSYADLVQAATLITTGALVMIALLAGLGLGHDSLEFAAVALLLVTAGSVVGFGVIGPHVEVTPVTRRMIEIFEYLLIITMIPLALWVMDVYSTARNI, from the coding sequence GTGATCGGGGGTGATACGCAGCTCGACATCGGTCTGCCCGCCACGGTACCGATCGCCGGATTCATCGGCGATCTGGTGGCCCTGATCCGTTCGCGGGATCCGCGCCTGCCGGACGGCGACGAGGACTCCGCCCCGGTGCGAGCTCAGCATTGGACCCTGGCCCGGCTCGGGCAGGACCCGCTCGCGCCCAGCCGCACCCTCACCGAGGCCGAGGTCTACGACGGCGAGCTGCTGGTGCTGAGCCCGGTGACGCGCAAGGAATCGCCCGCGCTCTTCGACGACGTCATCGACGCCGTATCCCGGCTCACCGCAGGCGAGTTCCGCGGGTGGTCCGGTGCGGCGGCGCGCTGGGCGGGCCTGGTGATCGCGACGATCGCGATCCTCGCCGCGCTCGGTCTGCTCGCGGTCTCGCGGGCCGACAGCGATCCGCTGTTCCCCGCGTTCGCACTGCTCGGCACCGGAATCGCCGCGTCGGCGGCGGCCGGTATCGCGGCCCGCAAGTTCGCCGATCCGCTGACCGCCAACTGGCTTTCGCTGGACGCGCTGCTGCTGTTGTTCGGCGGCGGCGCGCTGCTCGTGCCGGGACAACTCGGCGCCGGGCAGGTATTGCTGGGCAGCGTCGTGCTGCTGGTCGCCGCGGTGGCCGGGTACCGGATCACCGGTCTCGGAGCGGGTCTGTTCGCCGCCGCGATCACCCTGAGTGTGTTCGGTGCGGTGGCGGGCACGGTCTATCTGCTGTGGCATCCCGGACTGGCCAAGCTGTTCGCCGGTGTGCTCGTGGCGGCGGTGATCCTGCTGTCGTCGGTAGCCCGGCTGGCGGCCGTGACGGCCCGGCTGCCGATTCCGCCGGTGCCCACCGCGGGCGGGGCGATCGACCCCGCCGATCACGAACAGCGCCCGACCATCGAGGGCATCGGTGCGGTCGGCGCGATCGCGCTGCCCTCGGCGGCCGGCCTCGGTGAGCGCGCCCGCGTCGCCAACCAGATCCAGACCGGTCTCATCGTGGCGTGCGCCGTGGCCGCGCTGATCGGCGCCGTCGGCGCGGCGGATCCGTTCGGCCCGTTCCACTCCGGCGGCGTCGCCCTCGCCGCGGTCGCCGCGATCGTGCTGTGCCTGCGTGGCCGCTCCTACGCCGACCTGGTGCAGGCGGCCACCTTGATCACCACCGGCGCGCTCGTCATGATCGCCCTGCTGGCCGGTCTCGGCCTCGGCCACGACTCACTCGAATTCGCCGCGGTGGCACTGTTGTTGGTGACGGCGGGCAGTGTGGTCGGCTTCGGCGTGATCGGCCCGCACGTCGAGGTGACCCCGGTGACCAGGCGCATGATCGAGATCTTCGAGTACCTGCTGATCATCACCATGATCCCGCTCGCGCTGTGGGTCATGGACGTGTACTCGACCGCTCGCAACATATGA
- the mycP gene encoding type VII secretion-associated serine protease mycosin: MTRAPLRRAVLRLTCAATVLGAVAGFPAPAGAIAPPRIDAGALDAATALSGRPAPLEPTEQRELCAEPVLRGSPPSEPPMAQRVLDLPSAWQFSRGAGQKVAVIDTGVNRHPRLPALQAGGDYVSDSDGTVDCDGHGTLVAGIIAARPSPEDAFVGVAPEAEILTIRQLSLAYEAKDRGADKSQGALRSDGYGSVLTLAGAVVRAVDMGATVINISEVACTAAGSNTSDGALGAAVKYAYERNVVVVAAAGNVEQGGPCENQNEGSGWSSVTTVASPAWFAPYVLSVGSVDADGKPSALSLRGPWIGAAAIGRNIVSLDSKPGGAGLVDGVQTMDGVQPVDGTSFAAPYVAGLAALIRSRFPELSAQQVIERITRTAHAPGRGRDDAIGAGLIDPLAALTAPLAAAPPSTGADVGHAIATPYAAPEPDPRPRRIAIIGSLTLLAALGIGAAFAFPFRRRGADLNQEFDE, encoded by the coding sequence ATGACCCGCGCACCCCTGCGGCGCGCGGTCCTGCGGCTGACCTGCGCGGCGACCGTGCTCGGCGCCGTCGCGGGTTTCCCCGCGCCCGCGGGCGCCATCGCACCACCGCGCATCGATGCCGGCGCGCTCGACGCGGCGACGGCGCTCAGCGGCAGGCCCGCCCCACTGGAACCGACCGAGCAGCGCGAACTGTGCGCCGAACCGGTGCTGCGCGGCAGCCCGCCCAGCGAGCCGCCGATGGCGCAGCGGGTGCTCGATCTGCCCTCGGCCTGGCAGTTCAGCCGGGGCGCCGGGCAGAAGGTGGCGGTGATCGATACCGGCGTCAACCGGCATCCGCGACTGCCCGCGTTGCAGGCGGGCGGGGACTACGTGAGCGATTCCGACGGCACCGTCGACTGCGACGGGCACGGCACCCTGGTCGCGGGCATCATCGCCGCCCGGCCCTCGCCCGAGGACGCCTTCGTCGGTGTCGCCCCCGAGGCCGAGATCCTCACCATCCGCCAGCTCAGCCTCGCCTACGAGGCCAAGGACCGCGGCGCGGACAAATCGCAGGGCGCGCTGCGCAGCGACGGGTACGGCAGCGTGCTCACCCTGGCCGGCGCGGTGGTCCGCGCGGTCGACATGGGCGCGACCGTCATCAACATCTCCGAAGTCGCCTGCACCGCGGCCGGTTCCAACACCTCCGACGGCGCGCTCGGCGCGGCCGTGAAGTACGCCTACGAACGCAATGTGGTGGTCGTCGCGGCCGCGGGCAATGTGGAGCAGGGCGGACCGTGCGAGAACCAGAACGAGGGGTCCGGCTGGAGTTCGGTCACCACGGTGGCCTCCCCGGCGTGGTTCGCCCCGTACGTGCTGTCGGTGGGCTCGGTCGACGCCGACGGTAAGCCGTCGGCGCTGTCGCTGCGCGGCCCGTGGATCGGGGCGGCCGCGATCGGGCGCAATATCGTCTCGCTCGACAGCAAGCCGGGCGGTGCCGGCCTGGTCGACGGTGTCCAGACCATGGACGGTGTGCAGCCCGTCGACGGAACCAGTTTCGCCGCACCGTATGTGGCCGGCCTGGCCGCGCTGATCCGGTCCCGCTTCCCCGAGCTGAGCGCCCAGCAGGTGATCGAACGGATCACCCGCACCGCGCACGCGCCGGGCCGCGGCCGCGACGACGCCATCGGCGCGGGCCTGATCGATCCGCTGGCCGCGCTCACCGCGCCGCTGGCCGCCGCGCCGCCGAGCACCGGCGCCGATGTCGGCCACGCGATCGCGACGCCCTACGCGGCGCCGGAACCGGATCCGCGACCGCGCCGGATCGCGATCATCGGGTCGCTGACCCTGCTGGCCGCGCTGGGCATCGGCGCCGCGTTCGCCTTCCCGTTCCGCAGGCGCGGCGCCGACCTCAATCAGGAATTCGACGAGTAG
- a CDS encoding type VII secretion protein EccC, with protein MATEGFVRRPRIAPPRAPGGEVALTPPPEIQRAIPSPLMMKLMPVIMVVAVVGMIAMMVSMGRNLLANPMMMMFPMMMLMSMVGMMAGMRGGGPKRAVELNEERKDYFRYLDQVRKDVRNTGTKQLETLGWSHPEPADLPSLIGSRRMWERRPNDPDFGHVRVGVGSHRLATKLARPETGPLEDLEPVSTVALRRFVRTHSVVHALPTAVSLRAFPAINIGGDLDEGRELVRAMLMELTTFHGPDNLVVAIVCADPDAHWAWAKWLPHVQHPSVRDGLGSARMMYTSLGELESALQTELMERGRFMRNPQPTQGRLHVVVVIDDGYISGNERIISESGLDSVTVLDLTAPENGLAARRGLQLVVGDGAVSARSAAGVERFATADEVSVAEAEAFARALARYRLATAAQIVSLGEGTTSDPGLMALLRIPDAAQIDPARVWRPRTARERLRVPIGITPDGTPVEIDIKESAENGMGPHGLCIGATGSGKSEFLRTLVLSLVTTHSPDALNLVLVDFKGGATFLGLDSLPHVAAVITNLEDELSLVDRMKDALAGEMNRRQELLRSAGNYANVNDYEKARAAGVPLDPLPALFVVVDEFSELLSQKPDFAELFVMIGRLGRSLHVHLLLASQRLEENKLRGLESHLSYRIGLRTFSANESRAVLGITDAYHLPSVPGAGYLKSDASEPLRFNASYVSGSYVAPVGTVVDDDGAPVGGQRPVVFTAAPVEAAEAEPVEADEDPVLRGRLELPPPPPSAPVVEEGIPDSLLDVVVKRLTGHGRPAHEVWLPPLEESPTADMLLPDPDWRSPVNRHGQLWMPIGVIDKPYEQRRDVLTINLAGAQGNVAVVGGPQSGKSTTLRTIIMAAAATHTPEQVQFYCLDFGGGSMAGLVGVPHVGSVAGRLDGDRVRRTIAELTTLMRQREERFAELGIESMSEFRRRKFSALEARQINGTTAAPNDPLAADQFGDVFLVIDGWSAIREEFDLLEPQINAIATQGLSFGVHLMIGASRWAEIRPVVKDQIGTRLELRLGDPGDSEMNRRTAHQVPVGRPGRGLTPDQLHMLIALPRLDSDSDPSTVADGVTRAREELIGLYPGRRAPEVRMLPLSFPREQVLATAREQGVTFDRTKVVVGLGESELQPLVLDFGVEPHFMAFADVECGKTTLLRNIVMSIAEQSTASEARVILIDYRRTMLGVLEGDQLAGYSTSSQTCGPMIQEVAAYLAKRIPGSDITQQQLRDRSWWSGPEIYVVVDDYDMVVTGSTNPFAPLLEYLPQARDIGLHLVVTRRIGGASRALYDPILGAMKNLSVQTLIMSGSRDEGKLVGDVRPSKMPPGRGTLVSRSQGIELVHIADLPPV; from the coding sequence ATGGCCACCGAAGGTTTCGTCCGTCGCCCCCGGATCGCGCCGCCGCGCGCGCCGGGTGGTGAAGTCGCGCTCACCCCGCCGCCGGAGATCCAGCGCGCCATCCCGTCGCCGCTGATGATGAAGCTGATGCCGGTGATCATGGTGGTCGCGGTCGTCGGCATGATCGCGATGATGGTCTCGATGGGCCGCAATCTGCTGGCCAATCCGATGATGATGATGTTCCCGATGATGATGCTCATGTCGATGGTCGGCATGATGGCGGGCATGCGCGGCGGTGGCCCCAAACGCGCGGTCGAACTCAACGAGGAACGCAAGGACTACTTCCGCTACCTCGACCAGGTCCGCAAGGACGTCCGCAACACCGGCACCAAGCAGCTCGAGACGCTCGGCTGGAGTCATCCGGAACCGGCCGACCTGCCCTCGCTGATCGGCAGCAGGCGGATGTGGGAGCGCAGGCCCAACGACCCCGATTTCGGGCATGTGCGCGTCGGCGTCGGCAGCCATCGCCTGGCCACCAAGCTGGCCCGGCCGGAGACCGGTCCGCTGGAAGACCTCGAGCCGGTGTCGACCGTGGCGCTGCGCCGATTCGTGCGCACCCATTCGGTGGTGCACGCGCTGCCCACCGCGGTCTCGCTGCGCGCCTTCCCGGCCATCAACATCGGCGGCGACCTCGACGAGGGCCGCGAACTGGTACGCGCCATGCTGATGGAGCTGACCACCTTCCACGGCCCGGACAACCTGGTTGTCGCCATCGTCTGCGCCGACCCGGATGCGCACTGGGCCTGGGCGAAATGGCTGCCGCACGTGCAGCATCCGTCGGTGCGCGACGGGCTCGGCTCGGCCCGGATGATGTACACCTCGCTCGGCGAACTCGAATCCGCCTTGCAGACCGAGCTGATGGAACGCGGCCGGTTCATGCGCAACCCGCAGCCGACGCAGGGCCGGCTCCACGTGGTCGTGGTGATCGACGACGGCTACATCAGCGGCAACGAACGCATCATCAGCGAATCCGGGCTCGACTCGGTGACCGTGCTCGACCTGACCGCCCCGGAGAACGGGCTCGCGGCCCGGCGCGGCCTGCAACTCGTGGTCGGCGACGGTGCCGTGTCGGCCCGCAGCGCCGCCGGGGTGGAACGCTTCGCCACCGCCGACGAGGTCAGTGTCGCCGAGGCGGAGGCCTTCGCCCGCGCGCTGGCCAGGTACCGGCTGGCCACGGCCGCGCAGATCGTCAGCCTGGGGGAGGGGACGACCAGCGACCCCGGCCTGATGGCCCTGCTGCGCATTCCCGACGCCGCGCAGATCGACCCGGCCCGGGTGTGGCGCCCGCGCACCGCCCGCGAACGGCTGCGGGTGCCGATCGGCATCACCCCCGACGGCACGCCGGTCGAGATCGACATCAAGGAATCCGCCGAGAACGGCATGGGCCCGCACGGCCTGTGCATCGGCGCCACCGGTTCGGGCAAGTCCGAATTCCTGCGCACCCTGGTGCTTTCGCTGGTCACCACCCATTCACCGGACGCGCTCAACCTGGTGCTCGTCGACTTCAAGGGTGGCGCGACCTTCCTCGGCCTTGACTCGCTGCCGCACGTCGCGGCCGTCATCACCAACCTGGAAGACGAACTCTCCCTCGTCGACCGCATGAAGGACGCGCTGGCGGGCGAGATGAACCGCAGGCAGGAGCTGTTGCGGTCGGCGGGCAACTACGCCAATGTCAACGACTACGAAAAAGCCAGGGCCGCGGGCGTTCCGCTCGATCCGCTGCCCGCGCTGTTCGTGGTCGTCGACGAGTTCTCCGAATTGCTGTCGCAGAAGCCGGACTTCGCCGAACTGTTCGTGATGATCGGTCGCCTCGGCCGCTCGCTGCACGTGCATCTGCTGCTGGCCTCGCAGCGACTCGAGGAGAACAAGCTGCGCGGCCTGGAATCGCACCTGTCCTACCGGATCGGTCTGCGCACGTTCTCGGCCAACGAATCGCGCGCGGTCCTGGGCATCACCGACGCCTATCACCTGCCGAGCGTGCCGGGTGCGGGCTACCTGAAAAGCGATGCGTCCGAACCGCTCCGGTTCAACGCGAGCTATGTCTCCGGATCGTATGTGGCGCCGGTCGGCACCGTCGTCGACGACGACGGCGCGCCGGTCGGCGGTCAGCGGCCGGTGGTGTTCACCGCGGCGCCGGTCGAGGCCGCCGAAGCCGAACCGGTCGAGGCCGACGAGGACCCGGTACTGCGCGGTAGGCTCGAACTGCCGCCGCCCCCGCCGAGCGCCCCGGTCGTCGAGGAGGGCATCCCCGACTCGCTGCTCGACGTGGTGGTGAAGCGGCTGACCGGCCACGGCCGCCCGGCCCACGAGGTCTGGCTGCCGCCGCTGGAGGAGTCGCCGACCGCCGACATGCTGCTGCCCGACCCGGACTGGCGTTCGCCGGTGAACCGGCACGGTCAGCTGTGGATGCCGATCGGCGTCATCGACAAGCCCTACGAGCAGCGGCGTGACGTGCTCACCATCAATCTGGCCGGCGCGCAGGGCAATGTCGCCGTGGTCGGCGGCCCGCAGTCGGGCAAGTCCACCACGCTGCGCACGATCATCATGGCGGCGGCGGCCACCCACACGCCCGAACAGGTGCAGTTCTACTGCCTGGATTTCGGTGGCGGCAGTATGGCGGGCCTGGTCGGTGTCCCGCACGTCGGCTCGGTCGCGGGCCGGCTCGACGGAGATCGGGTGCGCCGCACCATCGCCGAGCTCACCACGCTGATGCGCCAGCGCGAGGAACGATTCGCCGAGCTGGGCATCGAGTCGATGTCGGAATTCCGCAGGCGCAAGTTCTCGGCGCTGGAAGCCAGGCAGATCAACGGCACCACCGCGGCGCCCAACGACCCACTGGCCGCCGACCAGTTCGGCGACGTGTTCCTGGTGATCGACGGCTGGAGCGCCATCCGCGAGGAATTCGATCTGCTGGAACCGCAGATCAACGCCATCGCGACGCAGGGTCTGTCGTTCGGCGTGCACCTGATGATCGGCGCGTCGCGCTGGGCCGAGATCCGTCCGGTGGTCAAGGACCAGATCGGCACCAGGCTCGAACTGCGCCTCGGCGACCCGGGCGACTCGGAGATGAATCGCCGCACCGCGCACCAGGTTCCGGTCGGCAGGCCCGGTCGCGGTCTCACCCCCGACCAGCTGCACATGCTGATCGCGTTGCCGCGCCTGGATTCCGACTCCGACCCGTCGACCGTCGCCGACGGCGTCACCAGGGCGCGCGAGGAACTGATCGGCCTCTACCCGGGCAGGCGCGCGCCGGAAGTGCGCATGCTGCCGCTGAGTTTCCCGCGCGAACAGGTCCTCGCCACCGCGCGCGAGCAGGGCGTCACCTTCGACCGCACCAAGGTGGTCGTGGGTCTCGGCGAGTCCGAATTGCAGCCACTGGTCCTGGATTTCGGGGTCGAGCCGCACTTCATGGCCTTCGCCGACGTGGAATGCGGCAAGACCACCCTGCTGCGCAACATCGTGATGAGCATCGCCGAACAGTCCACGGCGTCGGAGGCGCGGGTGATCCTGATCGACTACCGGCGCACCATGCTGGGCGTGCTCGAAGGCGATCAGCTGGCCGGTTACTCCACCTCGTCGCAGACCTGTGGGCCGATGATCCAGGAGGTCGCCGCCTACCTGGCCAAGCGGATCCCCGGATCCGACATCACCCAGCAGCAGCTGCGCGACCGCAGCTGGTGGTCGGGTCCGGAGATCTACGTGGTCGTCGACGACTACGACATGGTCGTCACCGGTTCGACCAACCCGTTCGCCCCGCTGCTCGAGTACCTGCCGCAGGCCCGCGACATCGGCCTGCACCTGGTGGTCACCCGCCGCATCGGTGGCGCCTCGCGCGCGCTGTACGACCCGATCCTCGGTGCGATGAAGAACCTCTCGGTCCAGACCCTGATCATGAGCGGCTCCCGCGACGAGGGCAAGCTGGTCGGCGATGTCCGGCCGAGCAAGATGCCGCCCGGTCGCGGCACGCTGGTCTCGCGCAGCCAGGGCATCGAGCTGGTGCACATCGCCGACCTGCCGCCGGTGTAG
- a CDS encoding GNAT family N-acetyltransferase — MTVGMRPAALGDLPLICRLRVQRTAWLTARGSDQWTVAGRGRPIEIFAGAVGRALDAGETWIAEVDGEPAGTITVNQRADPGLWTPWELAEAVIVHFMIVDLRFAGRQVGHRMLAHAARLADQKRRDWVRLDAWTANRQLHDYYRRAGFTLARIADTRATGPSCALFERRTDSWCGPPLARRAAHHRPGPAPQPIGWLPG; from the coding sequence ATGACGGTGGGGATGCGCCCGGCCGCCCTCGGCGACCTGCCGCTGATCTGCCGACTGCGCGTCCAGCGCACCGCCTGGCTCACCGCCCGCGGGTCCGATCAGTGGACGGTCGCGGGCCGGGGCAGGCCGATCGAGATCTTCGCGGGCGCGGTCGGCCGGGCCTTGGACGCGGGCGAGACCTGGATCGCCGAGGTCGACGGCGAGCCGGCGGGCACCATCACCGTCAACCAGCGGGCCGACCCCGGCCTCTGGACACCGTGGGAGCTGGCCGAGGCGGTGATCGTGCATTTCATGATCGTCGACCTGCGGTTCGCGGGTCGTCAGGTGGGACACCGGATGCTCGCGCACGCCGCCCGGCTGGCCGATCAGAAGCGCCGCGACTGGGTCCGGCTCGACGCCTGGACCGCGAACCGCCAGCTCCACGACTATTACCGCCGCGCCGGATTCACCCTCGCCCGCATCGCCGACACCCGGGCGACGGGCCCGTCCTGCGCCCTGTTCGAGCGCCGCACCGACAGCTGGTGCGGCCCGCCGCTGGCCCGGCGGGCGGCACACCACCGGCCCGGTCCGGCACCGCAGCCGATCGGTTGGCTACCCGGCTGA
- a CDS encoding GntR family transcriptional regulator — protein sequence MMADGPTYLRIADLLREEIRAGTWKPGDRLPSHSELAEQMQVSITTSRNAIQVLVAENLVYTATSRGTIVRNQEVLESVVTDHIRRDRPRSAHDIFEEIARAANREPSKEFSTRMEPADDQVAHWLGVPRDSWVLARTVVQYLDHEPWSWEVSFYPRDLAEAAGIDSPHDIPEGTTRRLADRGYGETAQRDTLAARPATAEEAAVLGVATGTVLLDHLRIGANHERVTRATRHRSLAGRNRLAYQLGDATGSAVIARTLGIAPGPAVPMP from the coding sequence ATGATGGCGGACGGTCCGACCTACCTCCGGATCGCAGACCTCCTCCGCGAGGAGATCCGCGCGGGCACGTGGAAACCGGGCGACCGGCTGCCCAGCCATTCCGAGCTGGCCGAGCAGATGCAGGTCTCGATCACCACCTCGCGCAACGCGATCCAGGTGCTCGTCGCCGAAAACCTCGTCTACACAGCTACTTCCCGCGGCACCATCGTGCGAAACCAGGAAGTGCTGGAATCCGTGGTCACCGACCATATCCGCCGCGATCGGCCGCGCTCGGCGCACGACATCTTCGAGGAGATCGCGCGCGCGGCCAACCGGGAGCCGTCCAAGGAATTCAGTACGCGGATGGAGCCCGCCGACGACCAGGTCGCGCACTGGCTCGGCGTCCCCCGCGACTCCTGGGTGCTCGCCCGCACCGTGGTCCAGTACCTGGACCACGAACCGTGGTCGTGGGAGGTGAGTTTCTACCCACGCGACCTGGCCGAAGCCGCAGGCATCGATTCACCGCACGACATCCCCGAGGGCACCACCCGCCGCCTGGCCGATCGCGGCTACGGCGAGACCGCCCAGCGCGACACCCTGGCCGCCCGCCCCGCCACCGCCGAGGAGGCGGCGGTGCTCGGCGTCGCCACCGGCACCGTCCTGCTCGATCACCTGCGCATCGGCGCCAACCACGAACGGGTCACCCGGGCGACCCGGCATCGTTCCCTGGCCGGCCGCAACCGGCTGGCCTACCAACTCGGCGACGCGACGGGCTCCGCCGTCATCGCCCGGACCCTCGGCATCGCACCCGGGCCCGCCGTCCCGATGCCATGA
- a CDS encoding DUF4254 domain-containing protein, translating into MGGPLLWFARDLAVLHEKRIVGRGGFVDTDPVVMREIDCRRAELVLAIDDWVHRGVPQHRLGATLHTETIGAVIDRLAESSVRAHHALMTMAAHDEMLHCAWHHLAELADAYDDLVRDVLAGRRRLPEW; encoded by the coding sequence GTGGGGGGACCGCTGCTGTGGTTCGCGCGTGACCTGGCCGTCCTGCACGAGAAGCGCATCGTCGGGCGGGGCGGTTTCGTCGACACCGATCCCGTGGTCATGCGCGAGATCGACTGTCGCCGTGCGGAACTCGTGCTGGCGATCGACGACTGGGTGCACCGCGGTGTGCCGCAGCACCGGCTGGGCGCCACCCTGCACACCGAGACGATCGGCGCCGTCATCGACCGGCTGGCCGAATCCTCGGTGCGCGCGCACCACGCCCTGATGACCATGGCCGCGCACGACGAGATGCTGCACTGCGCCTGGCACCACCTGGCCGAACTGGCCGACGCCTACGACGACCTGGTTCGCGATGTGCTCGCCGGTCGTCGCAGGCTGCCGGAGTGGTGA